A segment of the Colletotrichum destructivum chromosome 3, complete sequence genome:
CAGCATCCCGCAGACTGGCGTGCCTTGCACAAATTGCGCCATCGATAGCGTCGACTGTCAGTTACGCCAACGACGGTAAGAATAGCCCAAGAAGTAGAATCAACCAGTATATGTGCCATGCCCCCCTACACAGAAGACTGAACAGCTGTCCTACCCAGTCCAACCAAGGCCCGACGGTCATTCCATCGGCTCACACGTCGTCAAGATCTTGCGGAGCCTGGTTGTGTATCCCTAGGCAGTGTaagcgtcgtcgacgagactgCTGAGAGTGAAACCCCCGAGGCTCCCTACGTACCTTTGGCTGCGCATTTGAGGCATCATGAAAACACAGATACCGCCGCAAGTCGCCCGTCGGTTGGGAGTACCGTTGCATACTCGCCACTCTACGGTAATTCGTCACTCATCATCATTGtcattatcatcatcatcatcatctaGAGACAGCTGTTGACTTTCCTTTCCTTAAAGGCGACCCTCAAAGCATAGGCCTGGTGGCCGACGTTTGCCAACCAGAACGCCCGGGAAAGAGCGGGCATTTCCTCGTTGCATCACTGACGAGCCCGGAGCTTGATATACCGACTACAGACTTCTTGAAGAGCCGAGGGGTCTTTgagctgccgccgcaagACGTTTGCAGTCGCCTGGTGCGGCTCTATTTCCACCATGCGCACCCTTTCTTCCCGGTGATCGATGCATCGGCATTTCTCGACGTTTTCGAGAACATCGGGGCACAAAAGCTCAGTCTCCACCTTCTTTGGAGCGTGTTCCTTGCGGCTGCCAATGCAAGTATCCCCATCCCTTGCCCGGGTTTCTCTGTTGTCTATTCTTCTTCAACGAATCAATCAACTGACCTGGCCCGTATTTTAGTTCGCCGAGGATGACATTCTGCGTTTGACCGGGTTTTCTTCGCGCAAAGCCATGAAGAAGGCCATGTTTTTGAGATCCAAGGTTGGTTTGCAAGATCCGATGCGGCCTCGAACCATCGGCAAGCCCGTTCTGACATTTGATCCTCAACAGGCTCTTTACGATGCGGAGTACGAGCGAAACAAGACCACCCGTATCCAAGCAAACTTGCTGATGGGTTTCTGGTACGCCGACACCGAAGACAGGCTCGGGCCATGGCACTGGAACGGTGTGGCGATCGGCCTTTGCACGAGCATCGGGCTGCATCGGCAACCAGACACCAGTCTGCCCCTGGGCAGACAGTCTTCATCCGATTGTCCTGTCCCCAGAACCATCTGGCAGCAGCTGTGGTGGGCTTGCGTCTTCCGAGAAACCTGACTGTCTGCGGGGATGGGTCGACCCGCGCGCCTCAGCCTCGCCTATTGCAATACAGCGAAGCTGGATCCTCGGGAGTTAGGTGAGGCCTGGGAGAGGATACCCATCTCGAGACGCCAAAAATACTTTCCCGTCCAGATGGAGGCCATGATCCCGCTCTGGGTGGACTTGGTTGATATCACCATACATCAAGCAGAGATTCTGTCCGTCCAGCATAGGGTCCTATCGGTTCGGCAAAGCACACCTGAAGTCGAAAGGATAGAAGCAAGTCTTCGATTGTTCGATCGAAAACTGCGCGACATGGAGGATGATGCTACTGACAGCAACCTACTTTTGCATATCTATCATTCCCAACTCTTCCTCGAGTAAGTCTTCGATGACGACGTGCGAGGAACTTCGCTAAGAAAGTTCGTATCCTAGCTCGGGCATTACTGACCCTTTACCGTCCTTTCATGCTCGTGGACCTTGGCATGTTACCTCCCTTGGATGGTGATACCTCGGAACGACCCATCAACGCCACGAAGAAGTTGAGAACGGTCGCCCAGCACACCAACAACATTCTGGGAAACTTGATCGTTCATGACATGCTCAAGGTGTCGCAGGCTTTGATGTATGAGTGTTCAACCCCGGAATCAACGAGAAAAAGTACGCTTACAGTCAAACCAGCTGTATCGCAATCGTTCCCGCCTTGTTGACGCACCTCTTGCACGCATCATCGGCGGAAAAAGCCGCCCGCCAACTTGGCTGGCACTACCTGGCACTATGCATGATGGCCGTAGAGGAGCTGCGCAAGACATACTTTGGCGCCGAAATCCTCTTCAAGCTGTTCACGCGTGCACAGGAGAAGATGCAGAGCCAGCACTCTTCGCGGGCTGTTCCCTCCAGAACGGATTCGGTCGCGGAATCTCCGCGAAGAAACACCCATCAGCCCAGGCCGTTGAGTCCGCCACCTCCGAATACAACGTGGACTGCGGGGGGCAGCAGCCTCGTAAGCCCAACTGACAATATCATGTAAGTGGAACAACGTGAATTGCAGCAGTCAGTCTTTTGTGTTTACAGGTAGTTCAAAAGGTCCGAGAATTACGATGTTGAGTGGATTCTCAGCCAATGCATGTTTCCGGACCTCTCAAGCGTGGCAACATGGGACCAACAACAGGACACCACTCTTCCTGAAGCATTCAATCCCTAAGAGTCTAGCTGCCCAAGCGAAGGCTGTCTGTCATCTCAAAGATGTGGCTTGGGCCGACGACCAGTTTCAATGTCCTCCGGCAAAGCCTGCTGGCCCAGGACTGCGTCAGGATACGTCATACCGGCCGACTGACCCACGAGTCCTGCCAGCCTCCatgcgccgccgtcgacgaccagaACATGACCGGTCACGTAGCTTCCTGTCTCGCTAAAGAGGAACACGGTGGCATCCGAAATCTCCCGCAATGACCCATACCTTCCAAGAGGAATCTGGCGGGAGCCTTGGCCCGACTCACGCGAGGCCAGGCTCGAAAGTCTCTGCAGGCCCTCGGTGCCCTCAACGCCTCCCGGGCTGATCACATTCGAAGTGACGCCGCGGGGCCCGTATTCCAAGGCTACCGAAGCAGAGAGGGCGTCGACCCCTGCTTTCGCGGACGCAACGTGCGCCTGATACGGCATCCCGGTGTAGTGGAATGTGGCCGAGATGAAAATGatgcggccgccgctgggGAGACTCGTGCTCCTGGCCCTGTTCGCCGACGCCAAAAGGTGCGGCATCGTAGCCTTGACCGTGTTGTAGGATCCGAGGAGGTCAATGTCCACGACGCTCTTGAAGGCGTTGGTTGACAGTCCCTCGATGGGGGAGAGGAAGTTGCCAGCCGCCCCAGCGCTATTTCACGCACACGCAAACGTCAGCGTGCCGCCATTCCATCTTGACTGGGGGGACATGTTACTTGCATGACAAAGTCGATAGCCCCGAGCTTCGCGACGCATTCCTCAACCGCTGCGTTGAGCCTCTCCGAGTTGCGAACGTCTACGTTGCCAATGCCGAGAACCCGCGAGTGAGGTCGTGCTCTGGAGatgtcctcggccatcttcaGGGTCTTTTCAACATTGCGACCGACGATGCAGGCGTCGGCTCCGAGGTACACCAGGGCCTTTACTTGGGCGGAGCAAATGGTACCATTGCCCCCGGTGCAGAACACGACGGTCCCGTCTGTACAGACGCCCGACTGGTTAGAGAGCCACATGTGTCGTTGAACGTCGCCTAGGGAAACCTACCAAACAGCCCCTTTGTCCATGCTCGGGAAACGAGGTTTGAAACGCGCAAGGCCATGGTAACGAGACAAATTGTTGTTGTGAAAATGGGTTGTTACAGAAGTATACTTAGGTTACGTATCTAATTATATTACTGCAAGGAATTCATCATGAGTTGCCTTCTATTCGGCATGGCTAGCAACTTATATGTCGATTCATGCACATGCTGATGAGAGGTTCACGCCAGCCGATTTACCGCGGCAGGCCGTGCGGTGGAACCGTTCACTGTCAAAGCCCGAAAGTTACCTTTGGTGCAACAGCACCTGGGACTTTTTGCCGCGGCATGCGGTCAGTTCCAGCTAAAATACAAGGTTTTGGGATACAACTTGCCGACAGAAGAACCCAGCAGGTTTCCGCGGTAAAGTATGGCTGCTGTGGCATCTAAACATAACGGATCTCGATTCGAGTCACTGCGGTAGAAGCTAGTAAGTACATCTGTTTACTCATCAACTATCTTGGCGAGTTTTGTCTCCAAGAATAACTACGAGGCCACCCTGATACATCTGAATACATAAGCTGGCTTTCCCCCGGTTGGGAAAGGTAGTGGACAAATTACGGGTCTACATCGGCTTCTTTGTCGACCGGCCTGCAGGTTGCTCAGCAGCCCAGCAGAACATCTTCACAGAGCTACTCCGACGATTGAATCTTAACTGTAGTACAGTGTATAAGCATAAAAAGGAAACTTGTTGATTTTACTACGTAGCTTTCCATAAGAATACTAGAGATTAATGAGTGCCTTATTCTCCCGTCATGTATTATCGCCTGTAGCGAGATTTTGGCTGCGATGAGTGTCGATGCGAGCAAGGTCTCAAGCTTGAGCCTCCAGTAAACTCCTTCTACACAGGTGTcaagaaagggggggggggggtgttcaACTCCATTCAGTTAAATATCAGCTTTGCAAGAACTGCCGGACAGTGATGGAATTGTCACAGCCCTGAAAACATAGCGTCAAGAGAGAATGGCCTTAAGACTCCCAATTCCCAGCAGGGGAGTTGTTCACAAGCACACCAGGCAAACGCCTCAAGCTGGTTTAACTTTATATACTGTCAGACTAGTCCTGACTAAGTTGTACTTAATATATCCAAGAAGATCTCTCCAAAAATCCCAGACTCCTACAAACCAAAGAACTTCATGTCGTCAGCGCCCCGGATCGGGACGGTATGCCCAACACCAACGGCCCAGACACCTGTAAGGTGGTCGCCAAACACATCCGTGCGGTAGTTCGCCTGGGGCGTGTTCTGGGAGGACGTGACGGGCTTGTCCGGGTTGTAGCCGAAGACGCCGGACCACTGCTTAATGGTCTCCTGGTAATTGGCGTAGTTGAGGGTGGTGTCGGTGCTGCCGTGGTAGATCTGCATGCGGGGCCGGGACCCGGCGTAGCCGGGGTAGGCGTCGTAGACCAGCTGAGCCCAGCGCTGCGGCGTGGCCTTGGACTGGCCCTGCGAGCAGGTGCTGTTCCAGCCGTTGACGGAGTTCGTGTAGAAGCAGCCGGCCGGGACGCCGTTGTAGACGattgcggcggcgaagacgtcgGGGTACGTCGCGGCCAGGACGTTCTGCGCGGAGGCGTTGCGTGTAAGTGAACGGAACGACTCGGCCGAGCGAGCGATAAACAGGAAAGGTGGACTCACAGTCATCATGGCCCCCGACGAAGAACCCGTCACGAAGACCTTGGACTTGTTGCCCTTGTACTTATCCAGGGTATACTTGACCATGTTGGCGATGGAGTTGCTGTTTGCTCCCCCGTCGTGGGTGAGGGTCGCCTTGGATGAGACGTCCCAGCAGGTCCCGGAGTAGGGCGACTCGGGATagatgacgatgaagccCTTCTGGTCGGCAAGGCCCTTGTAGGGGCTGTTGTTGTAGTAGGCCTGGGCGGTGCCGGTGCAGTAGTGGATGGCGACGATCACGGGGGGGTTGGCCGCCAGCTTGTCGGGGACGTAGATGTACATCTTGACGCCGCTGGGATTGGAGCCGAAGTTGGTCACCTGCTGCagcgaggcggcgccggccgagacgaccAGCCCAACGGCGGAGAGGATGGTGCTAAGCTTCATGGCGCCGGAtccgatgatgatgtcgactCTGTTGCTGGGATTGGATTGTGGATCCTGTTCCCGGTTGTGGGAGTTGAAGATGGGCTCTATGGGGAGTTGCGGTCACAGGGTGGGCGAGAACAGCAGCGTTGTCAACAGAGACGGACTCTGAGCAAGCCTTTTGTATCTTCCCCTTACACGGCGGTTGAGAGAcggcaaggggggggggggggggccgtGGGCTCTTTGTGTAAAACCCGATCATCTCGTTACCCCACATTCAGGGTTACAGCATGATGTTTGAAAGGGGGCCATAGAAACTCCATTATCGTCAATTTAGCCGGTTGGCTAAGCTAGGGGGCCGTGCCAGGCTTGTCTAAAGGGGGTAAGTCATCAGTGAGAAACATGTTCATCGTATTTTTCCTTTCCTACCCTGGCGAAGTAGGAAGGTGTGTAAAACGAATAGAGTTGCCCAGACTCTTGAGATCTCGTTACTCCCACTTGTCAAGAAAATAAGGGGGTTTCATCGTTACATTATGTGCTAGAGCTTTTCTCCCAAGagaggttttttttttttttaaccTGAACAATGTACCTGTGTTAGATGCTGTGTTTTCTTTCTAAACGTGAGGATGTTATGTATCTAGACTTAGGACGAAAAAGGTGGATTGTAGCACGAGCAAGATCATGTTAACTAGTATTCCACAGCAAGGCAGTACCTCTAAAAGGGATTGAAACATGTTCGTCTGGACTCTGAGGAAGTTTTGCCACGGCCACTTTCGGCACCCTCTCCCCCAGGTGAACCCGGCACCTTAAACTCTGTTTGCCGAGTGCCGACGGCCGCTCAGCGGGCGGGCGCAGTTTACAAATGGAGGCGACTGACTTGCTGGGTAAAATGACGGGGAATGACCCGCATGTtacgccgccgacggaaCTTATTCCCCCGCTTAGCAGGGTCTGTCTGGGGCCAGCCGCCCGTCTTGGCTGGAATGCCAAATCGGAGCACCGCGAGGAGAGTGTaggtcatcatcatcgtgTGAAGGCTGGCTGCCGTTGCGGGGGGGATGGATTGCCTGAACCCCGGGCCTCTCTGAATTGACATGATGCTAAATCGGATGGAAGCCGAGTCATTATGTCCTGAGGAAGTTCTGGCGCTCCAATCATTCGCAACTTCGTGTTTGCCGCAAGACAAAACCGAGCTGACGCTTACTATCTCATCCTGCTTTACATGTTTTGTTGGACGATGATCCTGTCATCCGTTTTACCCTACAGCCAAATTTCTCGCCACAGCACATGCCGATCTGTCTCGCCGTACATCCATCAATGCTCGTTAACGCCAGAGTGGACGCGCCACCAGGGAGGGatggctggccagggcgtCAAACGTCCGGCATCCAATAGACAGGGGATCCGTCAAAGTTGGGGAAAGTCGCAAATGCCTGGGGTACTGATCAGCTTCCGGTGTTTTATCTTAGATCCTTTGGAGGAATTGGTGTACCGAAGAGTCGAGATCCAGCCAGTCCGTGGTCTCCCAGCTGCTGAAGAGGCTCGTCATGCCCTCGAAGCCCGGCTGCTGGAACACCTCGCCCATAtctgccggcggcgccgggggtCTCGGGGCGTCGTCCAGCCGCGTCGGCTCGGCGCCTCCGCGGCGCTCGGCCGGCTCGGTCGCGGGCCTCTGGTCGCGACCCGAGGGCCCGGCAGAATGGTACCTGGCCTCCTGTCGAAGCTCTTCGAGGATGACGCTGTACCTGCGACCCgggctctcggcggcggtggcgtccGCCAGGTGGTTCTGG
Coding sequences within it:
- a CDS encoding uncharacterized protein (Putative transcription factor domain, fungi) encodes the protein MLGKRDAASRRLACLAQIAPSIASTVSYANDGDPQSIGLVADVCQPERPGKSGHFLVASLTSPELDIPTTDFLKSRGVFELPPQDVCSRLVRLYFHHAHPFFPVIDASAFLDVFENIGAQKLSLHLLWSVFLAAANASIPIPCPGFSVFAEDDILRLTGFSSRKAMKKAMFLRSKALYDAEYERNKTTRIQANLLMGFWYADTEDRLGPWHWNAKLDPRELGEAWERIPISRRQKYFPVQMEAMIPLWVDLVDITIHQAEILSVQHRVLSVRQSTPEVERIEATRALLTLYRPFMLVDLGMLPPLDGDTSERPINATKKLRTVAQHTNNILGNLIVHDMLKVSQALICIAIVPALLTHLLHASSAEKAARQLGWHYLALCMMAVEELRKTYFGAEILFKLFTRAQEKMQSQHSSRAVPSRTDSVAESPRRNTHQPRPLSPPPPNTTWTAGGSSLVSPTDNIMSENYDVEWILSQCMFPDLSSVATWDQQQDTTLPEAFNP
- a CDS encoding Putative short-chain dehydrogenase/reductase SDR, NAD(P)-binding domain superfamily; amino-acid sequence: MALRVSNLVSRAWTKGLFDGTVVFCTGGNGTICSAQVKALVYLGADACIVGRNVEKTLKMAEDISRARPHSRVLGIGNVDVRNSERLNAAVEECVAKLGAIDFVIAGAAGNFLSPIEGLSTNAFKSVVDIDLLGSYNTVKATMPHLLASANRARSTSLPSGGRIIFISATFHYTGMPYQAHVASAKAGVDALSASVALEYGPRGVTSNVISPGGVEGTEGLQRLSSLASRESGQGSRQIPLGRYGSLREISDATVFLFSETGSYVTGHVLVVDGGAWRLAGLVGQSAGMTYPDAVLGQQALPEDIETGRRPKPHL
- a CDS encoding Putative esterase, PHB depolymerase, alpha/Beta hydrolase, yielding MKLSTILSAVGLVVSAGAASLQQVTNFGSNPSGVKMYIYVPDKLAANPPVIVAIHYCTGTAQAYYNNSPYKGLADQKGFIVIYPESPYSGTCWDVSSKATLTHDGGANSNSIANMVKYTLDKYKGNKSKVFVTGSSSGAMMTNVLAATYPDVFAAAIVYNGVPAGCFYTNSVNGWNSTCSQGQSKATPQRWAQLVYDAYPGYAGSRPRMQIYHGSTDTTLNYANYQETIKQWSGVFGYNPDKPVTSSQNTPQANYRTDVFGDHLTGVWAVGVGHTVPIRGADDMKFFGL